GGTTCCTGTCCACTCTATAATCCATCTCGGGATGGTACTTAAGGCGGTGTCCTTTGTATACATGGCCAAGTCGGCTTGTTCATCTGCTTTTTTTGCAAAAGAGGCTGTTATACGTGTAGGCTGTTTTTTTGTGTTATGTATATCCGGCACATTATAAATCCCAGTGGATAGATTTTTGCTGAACAGTTGTATTAAGAGTATATTTAAAAGGATCAGCAACATGGCTGTTTTTCTAATTTTTAAAGATCTAAGAAAAACTCGTCGGACTTTTTTCTGTCGATTGAACGACTTTTTAGTGATCATGTGCTGATTTTCCAGATATACATCTCTAAGTATTTCAGCTCTGGAATCAGCATCATGTTTGCAGTCGAGTTGAGCCATAAAACCTTTCCGCTAACGGCCATGGGCCGACCTATCCTATCAAGTGCCCAGGTTAAACCCACAATAAACAATAAAATAATTCAACAAGTTAGCTCTTGACTATCAATATTTAGATAAAATATCACCTATCGAGATAATACTTTTTGATTTTATTTGTTTTATCGTATTCAGTTTATGCCCGAAGTAGTTGAATCACCTGCAAATCAAAAGGTGGCGAAACAAGATCTGTAAACAAGGCAATATTAAGTTGTATTATATCAAAACTATATACGAAAAAAAAATTTTAAATATTAAAATTTTTTTTTCGAGGCTGTAGTGGTCGCTTGCACAAAGCTTGCGGATGGTGTATAGATGCCCGGATTAAAACGGACGGTATTATGTATAAAGACAGGGTATTTGCAGAAAAACTAACCACAATCACACCTTTCAGGTTCAACGAAAAAGTCGCCCGGGTATTTGACGATATGCTGGTCAGATCCGTACCGTTGTACGGTGAAGTGCTTAAACAGCAGGCAAGAATTGCCATGCAGTTTTATCAAAACGGAACCCGGATATTTGACCTGGGGTGCTCCCATGGCAATTTTGGTGTTTTGCTTCTCGACTGCTTTGGTGAAACAGCATTTAAGATGACGGGTGTTGACAGTTCCTGGCCCATGATCCAGCGGTTTAAAAAGAGGCTTTGCGTCCATGACAGCCAGGGCTGCATAGAACTTGCCTGTGCCTGCATGGAAGATATTGTGATTGCAAACGCATCTGTGGTGGTTATCAATCTGACCTTGCAGTTTCTTGATTCCGACAAACGGGACACGCTTATTCAATCCGCCTTTGACGGCCTTTGCCAAGGCGGTATATTGCTGCTTACGGAAAAGACCGTTCACCCTGATCCGCAATTGAATGCCCTGGAACAGGAATATTATCATCAGTTTAAAAGGGAAAACGGATATACGGACCTTGAGATCAGTCAGAAACGGGATGCCCTGGAACGGGTGCTGGTTCCCGAGACCGTGGCCGAACATGAACACCGGATCCAGAAGGCCGGCTTTGATTGCTTCAATGTTTGGCTCAAGTGGTTCAATTTTACATCTATGATCGCTGTCAAATAGTGTTTGAACAAAAAGTCACTTATCTGCGGCGTTGCAGAAAAATTTGCAATCTTCACATACGTAAGTATGCTCCGGTTACAAATTTTTCTGCGCCTTGCATATAGGCAACTTTTTGTCCAGACACCGACTGTCATTCGGGCAATAATATGGAACATTTTTTAGAAAATTACGGACACCTGGGATGGGGTAAATGGTATGATGCCCTGGAAAAATTGGTTAAAAATAAACGGGCCTTTCTTGATTCTGCCGGGGGAAACTTTGAAAAGTTTAAAGGCGTGGTTGACGATCTGCCCAAAATTTGTCCCCGCACCGTTGATATATCATCTGATTTATCCGCAAAGGCTATCAGCATCGGGCAGCCAGACCAGGTTTCACCCGATGACAAGGAGAGGCTTTACAACGGCCTTGCCAATTTAAGTCCCTGGAGAAAGGGGCCGTTTAACTTTTTTGGTGTTCACGTGGATTCCGAGTGGCAGTCCTGGATGAAATGGGAGCGTTTAGCCCCCTATCTGCCCAACCTTAAAAACAAAAAAATATTGGATATCGGTTCAAGCAACGGTTATTACATGTTTAAAATGGCGGAGCAAGAGCCCATGTTTGCGTTGGGCCTTGAACCCCAAAGTGCCTTTTATTATCAGTATTGTGCGGCTCAAAAATATCTCAATTTGAAAAACGTATTTTGTCTGCAGGCCACTTACAAAGATCTGCCGGCTATGAACCGTTTTTTTGATCTGGTGTTGTGCATGGGCATTTTGT
Above is a window of uncultured Desulfobacter sp. DNA encoding:
- the cmoA gene encoding carboxy-S-adenosyl-L-methionine synthase CmoA: MYKDRVFAEKLTTITPFRFNEKVARVFDDMLVRSVPLYGEVLKQQARIAMQFYQNGTRIFDLGCSHGNFGVLLLDCFGETAFKMTGVDSSWPMIQRFKKRLCVHDSQGCIELACACMEDIVIANASVVVINLTLQFLDSDKRDTLIQSAFDGLCQGGILLLTEKTVHPDPQLNALEQEYYHQFKRENGYTDLEISQKRDALERVLVPETVAEHEHRIQKAGFDCFNVWLKWFNFTSMIAVK
- the cmoB gene encoding tRNA 5-methoxyuridine(34)/uridine 5-oxyacetic acid(34) synthase CmoB gives rise to the protein MEHFLENYGHLGWGKWYDALEKLVKNKRAFLDSAGGNFEKFKGVVDDLPKICPRTVDISSDLSAKAISIGQPDQVSPDDKERLYNGLANLSPWRKGPFNFFGVHVDSEWQSWMKWERLAPYLPNLKNKKILDIGSSNGYYMFKMAEQEPMFALGLEPQSAFYYQYCAAQKYLNLKNVFCLQATYKDLPAMNRFFDLVLCMGILYHRKSPVEMLRQIHDSLAPGGQVVVENLVIRGENNSCLFPFDRYAKMRNVFFIPDLSAMEAWLFRAGFSHIRCVDITDTTLEEQRKTPWIQTESLEDFLDPHDPSKTVEGYPAPVRAVFMATA